The Euphorbia lathyris chromosome 3, ddEupLath1.1, whole genome shotgun sequence genome contains a region encoding:
- the LOC136224440 gene encoding caffeoylshikimate esterase, protein MASEAPPNFWGNMPEEEYYSSQGVTNSKSYFETPNGKLFTQTFLPLDCKVKGSVYMTHGYGSDTGWLFQKICINYATWGYAVFAADLLGHGRSDGLRCYMGDMEKVAATSLSFFKHTRYSEPYKDLPAFLFGESMGGLATMLMYFQSEPNTWTGLIFSAPLFVIPEPMKPSKLHLFMYGLLFGYADTWAAMPDNKMVGKAIKDPEKLKIIASNPRRYTGKPRVGTMREIASVCQYIQDNFSKVTVPFLTVHGTADGVTCPTSSQLLYEKASSEDKSLKMYEGMYHSLIQGEPDENANVVLKDMRDWIDERVERYAPKLIVD, encoded by the exons ATGGCTTCCGAAGCGCCGCCTAACTTCTGGGGCAATATGCCGGAAGAGGAGTACTACTCATCGCAAGGCGTCACAAATTCCAAATCCTACTTCGAAACCCCAAACGGAAAGCTCTTTACTCAGACATTCTTACCCTTGGATTGCAAAGTCAAAGGTTCTGTTTACATGACTCACGGCTATGGATCTGACACCGGTTGGCTCTTTCAGAAAATATGCATCAACTACGCCACCTGGGGTTATGCTGTCTTCGCCGCTGATCTTCTTGGTCACGGCAGATCCGACGGTTTGCGCTGCTATATGG GCGACATGGAGAAAGTGGCTGCCACGTCATTATCATTCTTCAAGCACACGCGATACAGCGAACCATACAAGGATTTACCAGCCTTCTTATTCGGCGAATCAATGGGTGGATTAGCAACAATGTTAATGTACTTCCAATCAGAGCCTAACACGTGGACGGGCCTAATATTCTCAGCCCCACTCTTCGTAATCCCAGAGCCAATGAAACCCAGCAAACTCCATTTGTTCATGTACGGTTTGCTCTTCGGATATGCTGACACGTGGGCAGCAATGCCTGATAACAAAATGGTCGGGAAAGCAATCAAGGACCCTGAAAAGCTGAAGATCATAGCATCAAACCCAAGGAGATACACAGGGAAGCCTAGAGTGGGGACGATGAGGGAAATTGCTAGTGTGTGCCAGTATATACAGGATAATTTCTCAAAGGTAACGGTGCCGTTTTTGACAGTACACGGGACGGCAGATGGGGTCACGTGCCCAACGTCTTCCCAGTTGTTGTACGAGAAGGCATCTAGCGAAGACAAGAGCTTGAAGATGTACGAGGGGATGTACCATTCGTTGATACAAGGTGAGCCTGATGAGAATGCTAATGTTGTTTTGAAAGATATGAGAGATTGGATTGATGAGAGAGTTGAGAGGTATGCTCCTAAATTAATTGTTGATtaa